One genomic region from Thermoleptolyngbya sichuanensis A183 encodes:
- a CDS encoding response regulator, whose protein sequence is MGVFNSRLGRKLPLQALLVLPFLLQLAGTTALIGYLSYRNSQRAVNHLALELRNELTARIQQEVSTYVESPFVINDLNTIALRQGDLDPSRAKGVYIFWKQSRSFPANNLIYCGVEDGSFMGLGQFRGNQGVYVLISKPSPQRFYHYYQIDEVGNRSSPVGSLDWEYDPRTRPWYQKAKRQQKPNWSNIYLDFDDQVPVLTASTPVYEEGSGRLLGVCATDLVPSLELNHFLSQLKVGKTGETFILSRKGELIASSTADEENLLINAGEDIQLLPARDSQNPLVSATAHYLEQQFDDLRQIDQVQQLEFRLLGGDRQFAQVSPFHDEYGLDWLIVVAIPESDFMAEINANNRLTRWLSLGALVLAAGIGVLTSRWIARPILKLNQAAQAIAEGDLAQTVEVNGIAELETLAQSFNQMGHQLRDSFDTLEQRVQERTAELAESNRQLELAKEKAEVANEAKSTFIANMSHELRSPLNAVLGFSQLTLRSSSLPPDQRENVGIIYRSGEYLLTLINNILDISKIEAGKTTLNLKSFNLHRLLSDLEDMLYLRAESKDVLLTVTRSDDLPQYIQTDEMKLRQVLINLLSNGIKFTQAGSVSLHVSTHPPSPTPLVLPAQTLPAATLPIYFEVRDTGVGIAPEELSHLFEAFTQTQAGKESQEGTGLGLAISRKFIHLMGGDIAVSSELGVGTAIAFYIQASLSEAAPLDLQPARRRVRGLASGQPTYRILVVDDKEVNRRLLVKLLSPLGFEVREASNGLEGIEIWNDWEPHLIWMDMRMPVMDGYEATQRIKATTKGQATAVIALTASVLEEEKVVILSAGCDDFLRKPFHEQNIFDAISKHLGVVFLYDESESGSREQEPPADLHSPDLQDLPDAWKAALYTAALEADSAQVEALIAQVSMTHAALAQDLSQWSHQFRFDKILEWVEALPGSTAPIPDAEQL, encoded by the coding sequence ATGGGTGTTTTTAATTCGCGCCTTGGACGCAAACTGCCGCTTCAGGCACTCTTGGTTTTACCCTTTTTGCTACAGCTTGCTGGAACGACTGCGCTCATCGGCTACCTGTCCTATCGCAATAGCCAGAGAGCGGTCAATCATTTGGCACTGGAGCTACGCAATGAGCTGACTGCCCGCATTCAGCAGGAGGTAAGTACCTATGTCGAGTCGCCTTTTGTAATCAATGACCTGAATACAATCGCCCTTCGACAGGGGGACTTAGACCCTTCTCGCGCCAAAGGGGTGTACATATTTTGGAAGCAGAGCCGCAGCTTTCCAGCGAACAACCTGATTTACTGCGGCGTTGAAGACGGCTCCTTTATGGGATTAGGGCAGTTTAGGGGCAATCAAGGTGTATACGTTCTAATATCTAAGCCAAGTCCCCAGCGTTTTTACCACTACTACCAGATTGATGAGGTCGGTAATCGAAGTAGCCCAGTTGGGTCGCTAGACTGGGAATATGATCCCCGCACCCGCCCTTGGTATCAAAAGGCGAAGCGACAGCAAAAGCCAAACTGGAGCAACATTTACCTGGACTTTGACGATCAAGTGCCCGTGCTAACGGCTAGCACGCCCGTGTACGAGGAAGGCTCAGGACGGCTATTGGGAGTCTGCGCTACAGACCTGGTTCCCTCTTTGGAGTTAAACCATTTTTTGAGTCAACTGAAAGTCGGCAAGACCGGGGAAACCTTTATTCTCTCCCGAAAAGGTGAGCTAATCGCTAGCTCTACTGCCGACGAAGAGAATCTGCTGATTAATGCTGGAGAAGACATTCAACTTTTGCCTGCCCGTGATAGTCAGAATCCCCTGGTTAGCGCAACGGCTCACTACTTGGAACAACAGTTTGATGATTTGCGGCAGATCGACCAAGTGCAGCAGCTTGAGTTTCGGCTGCTGGGGGGCGATCGCCAGTTTGCCCAAGTATCGCCGTTTCATGACGAGTATGGGCTGGACTGGCTGATTGTGGTTGCCATACCCGAATCCGACTTCATGGCTGAGATCAACGCCAACAACCGTCTGACGCGGTGGCTCTCGCTAGGGGCCCTGGTGCTGGCAGCGGGCATCGGTGTGCTGACTAGCCGCTGGATTGCTCGCCCGATTTTGAAGCTGAATCAGGCAGCCCAGGCGATCGCCGAGGGTGATCTGGCGCAAACGGTCGAGGTCAACGGCATTGCCGAACTGGAAACTCTGGCCCAATCCTTTAACCAGATGGGACACCAGTTGCGCGACTCCTTCGATACGCTGGAGCAGCGGGTGCAGGAGCGCACCGCAGAACTGGCCGAATCAAACCGGCAGTTGGAATTGGCCAAAGAAAAGGCAGAGGTGGCAAACGAAGCCAAAAGCACCTTTATCGCCAACATGAGCCACGAACTGCGATCGCCCCTGAATGCAGTGCTGGGCTTTTCGCAACTGACCCTGCGCTCTAGCAGTCTGCCGCCAGACCAGCGCGAAAATGTGGGCATCATCTATCGCAGCGGCGAATATCTGCTAACGCTGATCAACAACATTCTGGACATCTCCAAAATCGAAGCGGGCAAAACCACGCTTAATCTCAAGAGTTTTAACCTGCATCGGCTGCTCAGCGATTTGGAAGACATGCTCTACTTGCGGGCTGAGAGCAAAGATGTGCTGCTGACGGTCACCCGCAGCGATGACCTGCCGCAATATATCCAAACCGATGAAATGAAACTGCGCCAGGTATTGATCAATCTGCTGAGCAACGGCATCAAGTTTACGCAGGCAGGTTCCGTATCGCTGCATGTCTCTACCCATCCGCCCAGCCCTACGCCGCTAGTGCTTCCGGCTCAGACGCTGCCTGCCGCCACTCTGCCGATTTACTTTGAAGTGCGTGATACAGGCGTTGGCATCGCACCGGAGGAATTGTCCCATCTGTTTGAAGCCTTTACCCAAACTCAGGCGGGCAAGGAGTCGCAGGAAGGCACGGGGCTGGGGCTGGCGATTAGCCGCAAGTTTATCCATCTTATGGGCGGCGATATTGCTGTGAGTAGTGAACTGGGAGTGGGCACGGCGATCGCCTTCTATATCCAAGCCAGCCTCTCGGAGGCGGCCCCGCTCGATCTGCAACCTGCTCGGCGGCGTGTGCGGGGGCTGGCTTCGGGACAACCCACCTACCGCATCCTGGTGGTAGACGACAAAGAGGTGAACCGCCGTCTGCTGGTGAAGCTGCTGAGTCCGCTAGGGTTTGAAGTCCGCGAAGCCAGCAACGGTCTGGAGGGCATCGAAATCTGGAATGATTGGGAACCGCATCTGATCTGGATGGATATGCGAATGCCCGTGATGGATGGCTACGAGGCAACCCAGCGGATCAAGGCGACGACCAAAGGTCAGGCAACCGCCGTGATTGCTCTGACGGCCAGTGTGCTAGAAGAGGAAAAAGTGGTGATTTTGTCGGCGGGCTGCGATGATTTTCTTCGCAAGCCGTTTCACGAACAGAACATTTTTGATGCGATCTCCAAGCACCTCGGCGTGGTCTTCCTGTATGACGAAAGTGAGTCGGGCAGCCGAGAGCAGGAACCGCCAGCCGACCTGCACTCGCCAGATTTGCAGGATCTGCCGGATGCCTGGAAGGCTGCCCTGTACACCGCAGCCCTAGAGGCTGACAGTGCCCAAGTTGAGGCGCTGATCGCCCAAGTTTCCATGACCCATGCCGCCCTAGCCCAAGATCTGAGCCAATGGAGTCA
- a CDS encoding UDP-N-acetylmuramoyl-tripeptide--D-alanyl-D-alanine ligase, translating into MPFSMPLGRLAQNLGARLHHWSAQVNQTPIAQVTTDSRSLSPGDLFLALRGDRFDGHAFVKQVLAQGAIAAVVSDLPPNAVGPMLQVSDTLSAYQQLGTLWRRQFSGPVVAITGSVGKTTTKELIAAVLETRGPVLKTRANYNNEIGVPKTLLELGPEHQFAVIEMGMRAAGEIALLGQIAEPDIAVITNVGTSHIGRLGSEQAIAEAKCELLHELDSAGAAVLNHDNLRLMDTAARVWRGKTITYGLEGGDLRGELVDAHTLRVDDTLLPLPLPGRHNALNYLAALAVAKLLGLSWQPLTAGLTVELPQGRARRLDLPNDVVILDETYNAGLESMLAALRLLADTPGSRRIAVLGTMKELGDRSLEFHQQVGAAVQDLKLDALLILADPAEAEALAVGARGIPTERFTTHAEVVDWLRQNVTAGDRLLFKASRAVGLDQVVSWFLDTP; encoded by the coding sequence ATGCCGTTTTCAATGCCGCTGGGCAGGTTAGCGCAAAATCTGGGCGCTCGGTTGCACCACTGGTCTGCGCAGGTGAATCAAACGCCGATCGCCCAGGTGACGACCGACAGCCGCAGCCTCAGTCCGGGGGATCTATTTTTGGCGCTGCGAGGCGATCGCTTCGATGGTCATGCCTTTGTCAAGCAGGTTCTAGCGCAGGGGGCGATCGCCGCTGTCGTGTCTGACCTTCCCCCCAATGCAGTCGGGCCGATGCTCCAGGTCAGCGACACGCTGTCGGCCTATCAGCAGCTAGGCACGCTCTGGCGGCGGCAGTTTTCTGGGCCCGTCGTGGCTATCACGGGTTCCGTCGGCAAGACGACCACTAAGGAGCTAATTGCCGCCGTGCTGGAAACCCGCGGCCCTGTCCTCAAAACCCGCGCCAACTATAACAACGAAATCGGCGTTCCCAAAACCCTGCTGGAACTGGGGCCCGAGCATCAGTTTGCCGTGATCGAAATGGGAATGCGGGCGGCAGGCGAAATTGCACTGCTAGGACAAATCGCGGAACCCGATATTGCGGTGATTACCAACGTCGGCACGTCCCACATCGGGCGGCTGGGGTCTGAGCAGGCGATCGCCGAGGCCAAATGTGAACTGCTCCACGAGCTAGACTCAGCGGGCGCAGCCGTGCTGAACCACGACAATCTGCGGCTGATGGACACGGCCGCCCGCGTGTGGCGCGGCAAAACAATCACCTACGGGCTAGAAGGCGGCGACCTGCGGGGCGAACTGGTCGATGCTCACACGCTGCGGGTTGACGACACCCTGCTGCCCCTGCCGCTGCCGGGCCGCCACAACGCGCTGAACTATCTGGCAGCGCTGGCGGTTGCAAAACTGCTGGGGCTAAGCTGGCAGCCGCTCACCGCTGGGTTGACCGTGGAATTGCCCCAAGGACGGGCGCGGCGGCTAGACTTGCCCAATGATGTAGTGATTCTGGATGAAACCTACAACGCGGGGCTGGAGTCTATGCTGGCGGCGCTGCGGCTGCTGGCAGATACGCCCGGTTCTCGCCGAATTGCGGTGCTGGGCACGATGAAGGAACTGGGCGATCGCTCCCTCGAATTTCACCAGCAGGTCGGCGCGGCGGTGCAAGACCTCAAGCTAGACGCGCTTTTAATCCTGGCTGACCCCGCCGAAGCCGAGGCCCTCGCTGTCGGAGCCAGGGGCATTCCCACCGAGCGCTTCACCACCCATGCCGAAGTCGTAGACTGGCTGAGGCAGAACGTGACTGCGGGCGATCGCCTCCTGTTCAAAGCCTCCCGCGCCGTTGGGCTAGATCAGGTGGTAAGTTGGTTTTTGGACACGCCATGA
- a CDS encoding putative bifunctional diguanylate cyclase/phosphodiesterase: MQFGQSNFQERLSESAFPESDEFHFRDTWLPAHCFQVRTQTDALAQDLSSLLGKVSQAIALLNSQRELLCANAALDNLADLWWQRAAIEAAADGIAVFDAKGAFRYANPAYLRQFGYPPDETLSRQTWQQFYIPSEVRRFQLEIWPSLSRQPQWRGEAIALRPDGTTFPQEISLTRIADSHLVCICRDISDRKRAEAALREAEARYRSIFENAIEGIFQTTPEGRYLNVNPALVRIYGFKSPEDLIANIHSIQHQIYVDPNRRSEFIRLMQEHGRVSNFESLIYRRDGTPIWISENAHCVYNSRGDLLYYEGTVEDITTRKQSEEQLFLNAFHDSLTSLPNRALFMNRLKTALNALPRRPGHQFAVLFVDLDRFKQVNDSLGHLLGDQLLIQVSQRLQDCVRGGDTVARLGGDEFAILLEDIQSADDAIHVAERIQEQLGWAFCLQGHQVHISASVGIALSHHRETGQPYQNLEDLLRDADIAMYRAKHRGKACHELFDGTRQTQVFTQVQLEADLRRALDQQELELHYQPIVALQSRRVRGFEVLMRWQHPTQGLVPPGKFIDIATETGLILMLEEWVLRQACQQMQQWQRQGLADGSMTMSVNLTEKQFVQPKLIGQVGRILSETGLRPNCLRLEFAEALLRADIEAIAQNLYGLTDLGVQLCIDDFGMGFLSLSQLHSLPIHSVKIDRSFIHQAGISVESQAIVKTILSLAETLRMSVIAEGVETLEQLVQLMAMGCEYGQGYLFSSPVDRAMAESLLLKKQL; this comes from the coding sequence ATGCAATTTGGGCAATCGAATTTTCAGGAGCGGCTGTCAGAGTCCGCGTTCCCTGAGTCAGACGAGTTCCACTTCCGCGACACCTGGCTCCCGGCACACTGCTTTCAAGTCCGAACACAGACCGATGCACTGGCGCAAGACCTATCCTCCCTTTTGGGAAAAGTATCTCAGGCGATCGCCCTGCTCAATAGCCAGCGGGAACTTCTCTGCGCCAACGCCGCGCTGGATAACCTGGCGGATCTGTGGTGGCAGCGAGCGGCGATTGAGGCAGCAGCCGACGGAATAGCCGTATTCGATGCAAAAGGAGCCTTTCGCTATGCCAACCCGGCCTATCTGCGCCAGTTTGGTTATCCACCCGATGAGACCCTCAGCCGCCAGACTTGGCAGCAGTTCTACATTCCCAGCGAAGTGCGGCGGTTTCAGCTTGAAATCTGGCCCAGCCTCAGCCGACAGCCCCAGTGGCGTGGTGAGGCGATCGCCCTGCGGCCAGACGGCACCACGTTTCCGCAGGAAATCAGCCTGACGCGCATCGCCGACAGCCATCTGGTGTGTATCTGCCGAGATATTAGCGATCGCAAACGGGCCGAAGCCGCCCTGCGAGAAGCCGAAGCCCGCTACCGCAGCATTTTTGAAAATGCCATTGAGGGCATCTTTCAAACCACACCGGAAGGACGCTATCTCAACGTCAACCCCGCCTTGGTTCGCATCTACGGCTTCAAGTCTCCAGAAGACCTAATCGCTAACATCCACAGCATTCAGCACCAAATCTACGTCGATCCAAACCGCCGCAGCGAATTCATCCGGCTCATGCAGGAACACGGGCGCGTCTCCAATTTTGAATCGCTGATTTATCGGCGCGATGGCACGCCCATCTGGATCTCGGAAAATGCCCACTGCGTCTACAACAGTCGCGGCGACCTGCTGTATTACGAAGGCACTGTCGAAGATATCACCACCCGCAAGCAGTCCGAAGAGCAGCTTTTTCTCAACGCCTTCCATGATTCGTTGACCAGTCTGCCCAACCGGGCCCTGTTTATGAACCGACTGAAGACCGCCCTGAATGCGCTGCCGCGCCGTCCGGGGCACCAGTTTGCTGTGCTGTTTGTCGATCTGGATCGGTTCAAGCAGGTGAATGACAGCCTTGGTCATTTGCTGGGCGACCAATTGCTGATCCAGGTTAGCCAGCGGCTGCAAGACTGCGTGCGGGGCGGCGACACCGTGGCACGACTGGGTGGCGATGAGTTTGCTATCCTGCTAGAAGACATTCAAAGTGCCGACGACGCGATCCATGTTGCAGAAAGGATTCAGGAGCAACTCGGCTGGGCTTTTTGCCTCCAGGGGCATCAGGTTCACATTAGCGCCAGCGTCGGCATTGCACTGAGCCATCACCGGGAAACCGGTCAGCCTTACCAAAACTTGGAAGACTTGCTGCGGGATGCCGACATTGCGATGTATCGCGCTAAGCATCGGGGCAAAGCTTGCCACGAATTGTTTGACGGCACGCGCCAAACCCAGGTGTTTACCCAGGTGCAACTCGAAGCAGATTTGCGGCGGGCCCTAGATCAGCAGGAACTGGAGCTGCACTATCAGCCGATTGTGGCGCTGCAAAGTCGCCGGGTGCGAGGGTTTGAGGTGCTGATGCGGTGGCAGCATCCCACCCAGGGACTTGTGCCACCCGGCAAGTTCATCGACATTGCCACCGAAACGGGGCTGATTCTGATGCTGGAGGAATGGGTGCTGCGTCAGGCGTGTCAGCAAATGCAGCAGTGGCAGAGGCAGGGATTGGCGGATGGGTCGATGACGATGAGCGTCAACCTGACGGAAAAGCAGTTCGTCCAGCCCAAGCTGATTGGACAGGTGGGGCGAATTTTGTCGGAAACCGGGTTGCGGCCCAACTGTTTGCGTCTGGAGTTTGCGGAGGCGCTGCTGCGAGCGGATATAGAGGCGATTGCCCAAAACCTGTACGGATTGACCGATCTGGGCGTGCAGCTTTGCATTGACGACTTTGGCATGGGCTTTTTATCCCTCAGCCAGCTTCACAGCCTGCCCATCCACAGCGTCAAGATCGACCGCTCCTTTATTCACCAGGCGGGCATCAGCGTAGAAAGTCAGGCAATCGTGAAAACCATTTTGAGCTTGGCGGAAACCCTGCGGATGAGCGTCATTGCTGAGGGCGTGGAGACGCTGGAACAACTGGTGCAACTGATGGCAATGGGCTGTGAATACGGCCAGGGCTATTTGTTCTCGTCTCCGGTTGATCGAGCAATGGCGGAGTCGCTGCTGCTCAAGAAGCAGCTTTAG
- a CDS encoding DUF2358 domain-containing protein: protein MDILEILRQDYRNFPKSQTFSAYAEDVYFRDPMTEFRGRDRYERMIGFIQTWFLDPQLDLHQIQQTGADIRTDWTLSWTTPLPWKPRIAITGWSEMTVNEQGLITSHIDYWHCSRLDVLRQHFSVRQRSS, encoded by the coding sequence ATGGACATCCTAGAAATCCTCAGACAGGACTACCGTAATTTCCCCAAATCTCAGACCTTCAGCGCCTATGCAGAGGACGTTTATTTTCGCGATCCAATGACAGAGTTTCGCGGGCGCGATCGCTACGAACGCATGATCGGCTTTATTCAGACCTGGTTCCTCGACCCCCAGCTCGATCTGCACCAGATTCAGCAAACGGGCGCAGATATCCGCACCGATTGGACGCTCAGTTGGACGACACCGCTGCCCTGGAAGCCCCGCATCGCCATCACAGGCTGGAGCGAAATGACCGTCAATGAACAGGGGCTAATCACGTCCCACATCGACTACTGGCACTGTTCGCGGCTCGACGTGCTGCGGCAGCATTTCAGCGTTCGCCAGAGATCCTCATGA
- a CDS encoding TRC40/GET3/ArsA family transport-energizing ATPase, with translation MRVILMTGKGGVGKTSVAAATGLRCAELGYRTLVLSTDPAHSLADSFDMELGHDPRPVKPNLWGAELDALMELEGNWGAVKRYITQVLQARGLEGVEAEELAILPGMDEIFSLVRMKRHYDEGDFDVLIIDSAPTGTALRLLSLPEVAGWYMRRFYKPLQAVSAALRPLVEPLFRPVAGFSLPNQEVMDAPYEFYQQIEALEKVLTDNTQTSVRLVTNPEKMVIKESLRAHAYLSLYNVATDMVVANRIIPNEVSDPFFQRWKENQQQYRQEIHENFHPLPVKEVPLYSEELCGLAALERLKETLYADEDPAQVYYKETTMRVVQEQNQYSLELYLPGIPKDKIELSKSADELNVRIGNHRRNLVLPQALAALQPAGAKMEEDYLKIRFAN, from the coding sequence ATGCGCGTAATCTTAATGACCGGAAAGGGCGGCGTTGGCAAAACTTCGGTGGCTGCCGCAACAGGCTTGCGGTGTGCAGAACTGGGCTACCGTACCCTTGTGCTCAGCACTGATCCCGCCCACTCCCTGGCCGACAGCTTCGACATGGAACTGGGGCACGACCCGCGCCCGGTCAAGCCAAACCTCTGGGGCGCAGAGCTAGACGCGCTGATGGAGCTAGAGGGCAACTGGGGAGCCGTGAAGCGCTATATTACGCAGGTACTCCAGGCGCGGGGTCTGGAAGGCGTAGAGGCGGAAGAACTGGCGATTCTCCCTGGCATGGACGAAATCTTCAGCCTGGTGCGGATGAAGCGCCACTATGACGAAGGCGATTTCGATGTCCTGATTATCGACTCTGCACCAACGGGTACAGCCCTGCGGCTGCTGAGTCTGCCGGAGGTGGCGGGCTGGTATATGCGCCGATTCTACAAGCCCTTGCAAGCGGTGTCTGCGGCGCTGCGGCCGCTGGTAGAGCCGCTGTTTCGTCCCGTTGCGGGCTTTTCCCTGCCCAACCAGGAAGTGATGGACGCGCCCTACGAGTTTTATCAGCAGATCGAAGCCCTGGAAAAGGTGCTGACCGACAACACCCAGACCTCAGTGCGTCTGGTCACGAATCCCGAAAAGATGGTGATAAAGGAATCCCTGCGGGCCCATGCGTACCTCAGCCTCTACAACGTGGCAACCGACATGGTGGTGGCCAACCGCATCATCCCCAACGAGGTGAGCGATCCCTTCTTTCAGCGCTGGAAGGAAAATCAGCAGCAATATCGCCAGGAAATTCACGAAAACTTTCACCCACTGCCTGTGAAAGAAGTGCCGCTCTATTCTGAGGAACTTTGCGGATTGGCGGCGCTGGAGCGACTGAAGGAAACGCTCTATGCCGACGAAGACCCGGCCCAGGTCTACTACAAAGAGACGACGATGCGCGTGGTGCAGGAACAGAACCAATACAGCCTGGAGCTTTACTTACCCGGCATTCCCAAAGACAAGATCGAACTCAGCAAGTCGGCCGACGAGCTAAACGTCCGCATTGGCAACCATCGCCGAAATCTGGTGCTGCCCCAGGCATTGGCAGCGCTGCAACCCGCCGGGGCAAAGATGGAAGAGGATTACTTGAAAATTCGCTTTGCTAACTAG
- a CDS encoding Glu/Leu/Phe/Val family dehydrogenase produces MVNLLSNAAADSATHAALNGSAGKSLLDGAAHSTLSDANRRLEKALKYVSINEDVAERLRYPKSSLVVSIPVRMDDGSLRIFQGYRVRYDDSRGPTKGGVRYHPGVTLDEVQSLAFWMTFKCAVLNLPFGGAKGGITLNPKELSKFELERLTRGYVDAIADFIGPDIDIPAPDVYTNPMVMGWMMDQYSIIQRKITPAVVTGKPITMGGSQGRESATAMGAFFVMQTVLPRLGKSPENTTVAVQGFGNAGSIIAELLYKAGYKVVAVSDSQGGVYASQGLDIPSVRQIKESSRRLKAVYCEGSVCNDQEHSTITNEQLLELDVDVLVPAALENQITAENAGRIQARYIFEVANGPVTSDADAILENRGIQVFPDILVNAGGVTVSYFEWVQNRNGFYWSADKVNHRLEFAMKQETEHIWAIAQEQDIDLRTAAYVHALNRLDDAIRAKGTRDFYVS; encoded by the coding sequence ATGGTTAACTTGCTGTCCAACGCCGCAGCAGACTCTGCTACTCACGCCGCCCTCAACGGCAGCGCAGGCAAGAGTCTCCTCGATGGGGCCGCCCACAGCACGCTGTCGGATGCCAATCGACGACTGGAAAAGGCGCTGAAATATGTCTCGATCAACGAGGATGTGGCGGAGCGGCTGCGCTATCCCAAGTCCAGCTTGGTGGTGTCGATTCCAGTGCGGATGGATGACGGTTCGCTGCGAATCTTCCAGGGCTATCGCGTGCGCTACGACGACAGCCGTGGCCCCACCAAAGGCGGCGTGCGCTATCACCCCGGCGTGACGCTGGACGAAGTGCAATCGCTGGCGTTTTGGATGACCTTTAAGTGCGCCGTGCTGAACCTGCCCTTTGGCGGCGCAAAGGGTGGCATCACGCTCAACCCCAAGGAACTGTCGAAGTTTGAACTGGAGCGGCTGACGCGGGGCTATGTAGATGCGATCGCCGACTTTATTGGCCCCGACATCGACATCCCCGCCCCCGATGTCTACACGAACCCAATGGTGATGGGCTGGATGATGGATCAGTACAGCATTATTCAGCGCAAGATTACGCCTGCGGTGGTGACGGGCAAGCCAATCACGATGGGCGGCAGCCAGGGGCGCGAGTCGGCCACCGCAATGGGCGCATTCTTTGTGATGCAAACCGTTTTGCCGCGTCTGGGAAAATCGCCCGAAAACACGACCGTTGCGGTGCAGGGCTTTGGCAATGCCGGGTCGATCATTGCAGAACTGCTTTATAAGGCGGGCTATAAAGTGGTCGCCGTTAGCGATTCCCAGGGCGGGGTGTACGCTTCCCAAGGACTCGATATTCCCAGCGTGCGGCAAATTAAGGAGTCTAGCCGCAGGCTCAAGGCGGTTTACTGTGAAGGCAGCGTGTGCAACGACCAGGAGCATTCCACCATTACCAACGAGCAGTTGTTGGAGCTGGATGTAGACGTGCTGGTGCCCGCTGCACTGGAAAATCAGATTACCGCTGAAAACGCCGGCCGCATCCAGGCTCGCTATATCTTTGAGGTCGCCAATGGCCCTGTCACTTCTGATGCCGATGCCATTTTGGAAAATCGTGGCATCCAGGTCTTTCCCGATATCCTAGTGAACGCGGGCGGCGTGACGGTAAGCTACTTCGAGTGGGTGCAAAATCGAAACGGCTTCTACTGGTCGGCCGACAAGGTGAACCATCGGCTGGAGTTTGCCATGAAGCAGGAGACGGAACATATCTGGGCGATCGCCCAAGAGCAAGACATCGACCTCCGCACCGCCGCCTACGTCCACGCGCTGAACCGGCTCGACGATGCTATCCGCGCCAAGGGCACACGGGACTTTTATGTGAGCTAG
- a CDS encoding HAD family hydrolase, producing MSLRAILFDFNGVIINDEPLHQRLLEKLLVEENLRPKPEEYREICVGRSDRACIRELLSRRGRIVTDTYLDELVARKSRYYQLQIEEIEKLPSYPGLEDLIFQIRAAQLPMAIVSGAVRAEIETVLARLNLADYFKVIVAGDEIAASKPEPDGYLLGVQRLNEAISGLNLQPSECLAIEDTFAGIEAAKRAGMQVVGIANTYPFHMMQRRANWAIDYFNDLDLDYVRRVFSKLAAA from the coding sequence ATGTCTCTCCGCGCGATTCTCTTCGACTTCAACGGTGTCATTATCAACGACGAACCGCTGCACCAACGGCTGCTAGAAAAGCTGCTGGTGGAAGAGAACCTGCGCCCGAAGCCAGAGGAGTATCGGGAAATCTGTGTGGGGCGGAGCGATCGCGCTTGCATTCGAGAACTGCTGTCGCGGCGCGGGCGCATCGTCACCGACACGTACCTGGATGAGCTAGTAGCCCGCAAGTCGCGCTATTACCAGTTGCAGATTGAGGAAATTGAAAAGCTGCCCAGCTATCCGGGACTGGAGGATTTGATCTTTCAAATTCGAGCGGCGCAACTGCCGATGGCGATCGTCAGCGGAGCCGTGCGAGCAGAAATTGAAACGGTGCTGGCCCGGCTAAACCTGGCGGACTATTTCAAAGTCATTGTGGCGGGTGACGAAATTGCCGCCAGCAAGCCAGAGCCAGACGGCTACTTGCTGGGGGTGCAGCGGCTGAACGAAGCCATTTCTGGACTCAATCTGCAACCATCAGAATGTCTTGCGATTGAAGACACGTTCGCAGGCATCGAAGCGGCGAAACGGGCAGGAATGCAGGTCGTCGGCATTGCCAATACCTACCCGTTTCACATGATGCAGCGCCGTGCCAACTGGGCGATCGACTATTTTAATGACCTGGATTTGGATTATGTGCGTCGGGTCTTCTCGAAATTGGCTGCGGCCTGA